The Marivirga tractuosa DSM 4126 genome contains the following window.
CGTTCATGAAATTCAACTAATATTTGACCAAACTCTATCTTTTTGAAATCAATTGAGTTTAAAACCACAAATTCGCTACCTTCAATATCCATTTTCAAAATATCAACAAACTTGTGCCCATGATCCTCAGCGATACTTTCTATGGTTTTCATTTCAACCATTATTTCATCTTTATTCTCATTGTTCCAGTTAAAAACACCATAAGAAACGTCAAAGGTTTTGGGAATATACATTTTTTCAGTTCCATTTTTGTCGCTAATTCCTATAGGGTAAAAATGGAAATTTTTGGGAAGCCATTTTTTTTCTATCCACTTCACTGAAATAGGGGTAGGGTCAAAAGCATAGATTTCACATTTCTTGTATTTTCTCATGATTGCTTTATCAAATGAAATGTCTTTGCCCACTCCGCAAGAATAAACAATAACTTGCCCACTCTTTTTTAATATCTCCTGACGAACATAAAAACCACCGTATTTACTGCCAAACCATTGCTTGTATTTATCTCCTTCTAGTTTAAGTTTTATAAGATTATATTTTCTTTTTATTTGTCTTACTTTTCTTTTTAAGAATTTTATCATTTTGATTATGCTTTTTAAATAGTTGCTTTCCTCAACCCGGATTATCCAAGGCAAAGTTATGAATAATGACGATAATCAAATTGAAAATAATTGAATAAGACAGACATAGGATTAGATTGTAATGGACTGTGTTTGCTAACCAAAAAATTTTCATGGGACAAGGACCCTTAAACTTTTCTACCTAATGAAGTCCTATTCTCATATGGCGCACACTTGTCGTGTGCGCTATAAGCA
Protein-coding sequences here:
- a CDS encoding FkbM family methyltransferase — its product is MIKFLKRKVRQIKRKYNLIKLKLEGDKYKQWFGSKYGGFYVRQEILKKSGQVIVYSCGVGKDISFDKAIMRKYKKCEIYAFDPTPISVKWIEKKWLPKNFHFYPIGISDKNGTEKMYIPKTFDVSYGVFNWNNENKDEIMVEMKTIESIAEDHGHKFVDILKMDIEGSEFVVLNSIDFKKIEFGQILVEFHERFLENGHKVLEKTIAYLEKNDYECFAISDDFEYSFVNKRFKTTEVNK